GGTTCACCAACGCCCTGTTAGAGACCAAATACGAATCGTACCGCGAACTGAGAAAAGAAGAGATGGGTATCAGAGAAGGTGTTTGAAATGCAAAAACCAAAACATCATATTTTTGTTTGTTCAAGTTCACGGCCAAACGGCCAGCAGAAAGGCTTCTGTCATTCGAAGAATAGCGTCGACATCATGATGAAATTCATGGAAGGAATCGAGGAGCGGGATATTGGCGGCGAGGTCTTCCTCTCCAATACCGGTTGTTTCGGTATCTGCGAGAAAGGACCGGTTGTCGTGGTGTATCCGGAAAATGTCTGGTACGGGTCGGTTACGCCCGATGATGTTGAAGAGATCCTCGACAGCCATATTGAAGGGGGCACCATTGTCGAAAGACTGGTGATTTAGTATCATGTGCCAGAAACGACAGGATTGCAGGGGACCGGAGATTGCCGCAATCCTTGGTAAAGACGGGTGCAGCAGTACCCTGTCCGAACCGGGAACGGTTGTCGTGTACCAACGACAGGGCTGCTCCTTTGAACCGGTGCGTGAGATGGCGTTTGCTCTCGACAAAGACAAAGGGCTCAAAGAGCTGCGAGCGAAAATGGCAGAACTTATTGAGTTCCTTAACGGGTGTAAGATTTTTGTTGCCCGGTCGGCAAGCGGCGCCCTGTACTTCGAGCTCGAGAAAGCCGGTTTCAGTATCTGGGAGATTACGGGAAAACCGGCAGATTTCCTGGCAATCGTTCTTGAAGATGAAGAGAAAGAGCGGGTGGCCGCACAGGTAACGGGAGTTGCGGGTATTCCGGC
The sequence above is drawn from the Methanomicrobiales archaeon HGW-Methanomicrobiales-1 genome and encodes:
- a CDS encoding 2Fe-2S ferredoxin, which encodes MQKPKHHIFVCSSSRPNGQQKGFCHSKNSVDIMMKFMEGIEERDIGGEVFLSNTGCFGICEKGPVVVVYPENVWYGSVTPDDVEEILDSHIEGGTIVERLVI
- a CDS encoding nitrogenase, which translates into the protein MCQKRQDCRGPEIAAILGKDGCSSTLSEPGTVVVYQRQGCSFEPVREMAFALDKDKGLKELRAKMAELIEFLNGCKIFVARSASGALYFELEKAGFSIWEITGKPADFLAIVLEDEEKERVAAQVTGVAGIPAPAERAPGSFFISIKEVQGKSPAISSKQVLQQFIREGQFRELEIICDHVPPWIEMDAACRGFSLSSEKLGPNEVRLRLMKTSAGSCGC